The genomic segment AGTTTTTGTGCAGCGCTGATTCGGACGGACGGCTTACGCCACCATTTCCTCCACAGCCGCTCAGCCAGCAAGAGCATAGCCACCACAATATAGAGGACAGGTTCAAACCAGTTAGATCGGATTTGCAGCAAGTAATGGATCGCAGCCAGTACGGCAATCAGGTAAACCAGAGCATGCAACTGTTTCCAGCGTTGTTTAAGTCGTCGCTGCCAGTAGCTGTGAGACGTCACTGCCAACGGTAATAAAAGTAACCAGGCAAACATACCCAGTGTCAGGTAGGGCCGCTCCACCAGTTCTGATGCAATTTCCCGCCACTGCCATTCCAGCAGAAAAGCAGCATAAGCCAACAGGTGACACGTTGCGTACGAGAATGCCAGTAGCCCAACCATTCGACGGTGAGTCGCTGGCCATTTGATCCCCAGCCGCCGTAATGGCGAAATAGCAAGGCCTGCAAGCAGCAGGTTAAATGCCCAACTGCCGGTAAAAAAGACAATCGCCCTACCCGGCTCCGGCCCTAGTACATCCCATTCCCCCGACTGTAGCCGGATAATCTGCCACCCCAGATAGATCAAAGGTAACAAACCTGCGGTTAGCACCAGCCAGCCACGCCAGGCTTTTGTTGATAACGCCATCACGCTATCTCCCCCTTAATAGAACCGGTGTAAATCCATATCCTTGTATAAACTGGATACTTCGTCAGCATAGCCGTTGAACATCCGGGTTTCGACACGATTGGCAGACAACAGGCCGGAGGGCAGCCGGCGTTCACGAGCCTGACTCCAGCGTGGATGATCGACATCGGGATTCACGTTGGCATAAAAGCCGTATTCTTTGGGAGCCAGGGCACTCCAGGTCGTAGTGGGCTGAGTCTCGCTAAAGCGTAGCGATACAATCGATTTAATACTTTTAAAGCCGTATTTCCATGGCACGACCAGACGTAATGGCGCACCGTTCTGATTTGGCAGAACTTCCCCATAAAGCCCCACGGCTAAAATAGTTAACGGATGCATGGCCTCATCCATACGCAGGGCTTCCTGATAGGGCCAGTCGATTGTCGAGAAGCGACTGCGCTGTTCGGGGAATTGCTTTGGATCTTCGAGGGTTTGAAACTGAACATACTTGGCATTGGACAAGGGCTTGCAGCGTTTAATCAGCTCAGCCAATGGAAAACCAATCCAGGGAATCACCATGGACCAGGCTTCAACACAGCGTAATCGATAAATACGTTCTTCGAGATCAATGCCTTTAAGCAGATCTTCCAGCGACAAGCGGCCAGGGTTTTCACAAGCTCCGGCAATCTCTACCGACCAAAGGTCTGTTGTCAGCTTGTTGGCATATCGAGCAGGATCATCCTTGTCGTAACCAAATTCATAAAAATTATTGTAATTGGTGATTGCACTATAAGGTGCGGGGATGTCATCCGCACCGTAGGCGGTTTCCCTGGCACTGGAGATTTGCTGCTTGAGCCAATCGGGGCCAGCCAGCGCTGGCTCTTTTCGAGTTGCTAATGCCAGTGCTGGCAAACTCATCGTCGCTGCCGTCACGACTGCAGAGACACCCAGCGCAGTACCAATCGACGCTCCCATAAATGAACGACGGTTAAGATAGGTGTCTTTAGGGGTAATTTCCGAAGGCTTTGGATCGCTACGTCGGGGTTTGAATATAAGCATTACTGCGACTCCCTGATAAACAGAATTGAATCATTGACACAGGGTAGTCGCAGAGTTCGGCTAATTCTTACGCTTTTTCAGTCGATCCCATATTTCAAATGCCGGGCCAGACAGCGCATAACCAACAAAAACCAGCAACAGCACCTTGGCCGGATCGATAGACACCACGACAAACACCAGTACCACCGCCAGCAATGCCACAAAAGGTACCTTACCTTTCAGATCCAGTCCCTTGAAGCTGTGATAACGAATATTACTGACCATCAGCAGACCCGATACGGGCACCAGCACAGCCATCAACCAGGCCACTGATTGACCACTGACTCCGGCATCAGAAAACATCCACACCGTTCCGGCAACAACAGCAGCGGCCGACGGGCTAGCTAGTCCGGTGAAAAAATTCTTGTCTGCCACTGCCAATTGCGTATTAAACCGAGCCAGACGCAAGGCCGCTCCGGCAACATAAACAAAGGCTGCCACCCAACCGATCTTGCCCAGATCTTGTAACGCCCAACTGAAGGCGACCAGTGCTGGTGCCATACCAAACGACACCATGTCGGACAGACTATCGTATTCAGCCCCAAAATCACTTTGGGTATTGGTCATTCGCGCGACACGACCGTCTAGTCCATCCAGAATCATGGCAATAAAAATGGCCACAGCAGCTTTTTCAAAATGCCCATTCATACTCGCGGTGATGGCATAAAATCCGGAAAACAGTGCTGCAGTCGTGAACAGATTGGGCAACAAATAAATACCCCTGCTGCCGGCCCAGCCAGTATGGCGTTGGGGATCACCGTCTTTGCTGTTGCATTCGGTTACTGATTCTTCTTCATTTGGGTGTTGCTGAACTGGTTTCATTCAATGGCCTTATCATGCACTGGCAGCGCTGTTAAATACGTGCGCCGCCGAAAGGTATCTGCCGTCTTATGGGTATAAGGCCGCTCCGAGCACGGCCTGACGGCCGCTATTATGCGTTATCCGTCAAAGGCTGTCTTCCAGAGTGCCTGAATCAGCGGATCGTTCAAGCAATGCGCGTGTGAACACAGGCCAATCAAAAAGGACTCCAGTTCAGGCTGTACCGCCAAGACCCTCACCCGTGACGACATAGGACTATGACGCAGTACCAGCTCTGGCACCACCCCCACCCCGACGCCCAGCGCCACCATACTGACAATCGCCTCACTGCCGGAAACCTGCGCATATATATGTGGCTGTATCGATTTAGCCGCAAACCACTGATCAACACGAGAACGTGCCAGCCCACTGGTCGACAGCACCATGGGGACTGTTTGCCAATCGGGTTCCGATTGTGTCAGTTCGGGAATGATGGCAACGTTTCTCGGCGCAATAAACAGCAATGGACTGGACGTCAGTGCCCGAAATGACAAACCGCCATCCAGAGTTTCCGGACGGGCGGCCACGACAATATCAGCATCCCCCGAACTCAGACGGGGAATCGATTCTGCGGCATCACCGGTGAGAATATTCAGATCAATGCAGGGATAACGCTCCCGAAATCGCGACAGCAAATCCGGCAAAACCGTAAAACTGGCCGTCACCGAACAAAACAGCGTCAATCGGCCGGACAAGTCACTCACCCCGGTATTGACCTCATGTCGCAATGTTTGCCAGGCGAACAGGGTTTGCTCGGCGTGCTGGCGAAAGCGTTCGCCAGCAGTGGTCAGAGACAGCGGCGCTCTGTCACGACTAATCAATGGCGCCCCCACTTCCTGCTCCATTCGCGCCAGCCTGCGACTGAGCGTCGATGGACTCATATGTAACTGCTCAGCAGCTCGCCCCAGGTGAAGCATTGATGCCAGACTGATAAAAGACTGCAAGTCTTTGTAATCCATAAAAAATCACCTGATCAAAAAAATCACTGGCCACTATCGAAACGATCACCACCCGTTCATTGCAAAAAACGCAACACTACAACGCAAATATAGCATTTTACGCAACACCAGCATTCCCCTACCATGCTGCCCATCGACATTCTGTATCACCCCGCAATGAGGAAAACAAACATGGGCAATAACTACTTCAATACCCTGAACCTGCGTGAAAAGCTGGATCAACTGGGCCGTTGTCGCTTTATGGATCGTGAAGAATTCGAATCCGAAGCCGATTACCTGAAAGGCAAGAAAATTGTCATTATCGGTTGTGGTGCCCAGGGTCTGAACCAGGGTCTGAACATGCGCGACTCCGGCCTGGATGTTTCCTACACCCTGCGGGCAGAAGCCATTGCGGAAAAACGCCAATCCTGGAAAAACGCCACCGACAACGGTTTCACGGTTGGCACTTATGAAGAACTGGTTCCCTCTGCGGATCTGGTTATGAACCTGACGCCAGACAAACAGCATACCGCCGTTGTCTCTACAGTTATGCCACTAATGAAACAAGGTGCCACCCTGGGCTACTCCCACGGTTTCAACATTGTTGAAGAAGGCATGCAGATCCGTGAAGACCTGACCGTTGTGATGGTTGCACCCAAGTGCCCAGGATCGGAAGTACGTGAAGAATACAAGCGTGGTTTTGGTGTTCCGACACTGCTCGCGGTTCATCCTGAAAATGATCCGAATGGCGACGGCCTGGAAATCGCCAAGGCCTGGGCAGCGGGTACTGGCGGCCACCGCGCA from the Candidatus Thalassolituus haligoni genome contains:
- a CDS encoding sulfite oxidase heme-binding subunit YedZ yields the protein MALSTKAWRGWLVLTAGLLPLIYLGWQIIRLQSGEWDVLGPEPGRAIVFFTGSWAFNLLLAGLAISPLRRLGIKWPATHRRMVGLLAFSYATCHLLAYAAFLLEWQWREIASELVERPYLTLGMFAWLLLLPLAVTSHSYWQRRLKQRWKQLHALVYLIAVLAAIHYLLQIRSNWFEPVLYIVVAMLLLAERLWRKWWRKPSVRISAAQKLHISLK
- the msrP gene encoding protein-methionine-sulfoxide reductase catalytic subunit MsrP, whose protein sequence is MLIFKPRRSDPKPSEITPKDTYLNRRSFMGASIGTALGVSAVVTAATMSLPALALATRKEPALAGPDWLKQQISSARETAYGADDIPAPYSAITNYNNFYEFGYDKDDPARYANKLTTDLWSVEIAGACENPGRLSLEDLLKGIDLEERIYRLRCVEAWSMVIPWIGFPLAELIKRCKPLSNAKYVQFQTLEDPKQFPEQRSRFSTIDWPYQEALRMDEAMHPLTILAVGLYGEVLPNQNGAPLRLVVPWKYGFKSIKSIVSLRFSETQPTTTWSALAPKEYGFYANVNPDVDHPRWSQARERRLPSGLLSANRVETRMFNGYADEVSSLYKDMDLHRFY
- the pssA gene encoding CDP-diacylglycerol--serine O-phosphatidyltransferase, which translates into the protein MKPVQQHPNEEESVTECNSKDGDPQRHTGWAGSRGIYLLPNLFTTAALFSGFYAITASMNGHFEKAAVAIFIAMILDGLDGRVARMTNTQSDFGAEYDSLSDMVSFGMAPALVAFSWALQDLGKIGWVAAFVYVAGAALRLARFNTQLAVADKNFFTGLASPSAAAVVAGTVWMFSDAGVSGQSVAWLMAVLVPVSGLLMVSNIRYHSFKGLDLKGKVPFVALLAVVLVFVVVSIDPAKVLLLVFVGYALSGPAFEIWDRLKKRKN
- the ilvY gene encoding HTH-type transcriptional activator IlvY — protein: MDYKDLQSFISLASMLHLGRAAEQLHMSPSTLSRRLARMEQEVGAPLISRDRAPLSLTTAGERFRQHAEQTLFAWQTLRHEVNTGVSDLSGRLTLFCSVTASFTVLPDLLSRFRERYPCIDLNILTGDAAESIPRLSSGDADIVVAARPETLDGGLSFRALTSSPLLFIAPRNVAIIPELTQSEPDWQTVPMVLSTSGLARSRVDQWFAAKSIQPHIYAQVSGSEAIVSMVALGVGVGVVPELVLRHSPMSSRVRVLAVQPELESFLIGLCSHAHCLNDPLIQALWKTAFDG